One window of Chryseobacterium indologenes genomic DNA carries:
- a CDS encoding carboxymuconolactone decarboxylase family protein — translation MSQRINAFAIGNKAVNALHTMGFQVQNSSLDNSFLELMYFRVSQMNGCAFCLDMHSKELRAKGETEQRIFLVSAWRECSFYTDKEKAGLLWAETLTALNGKEVNDEIYTKVSRYFSETEIADLTMAVIAINSYNRINIAFGADVGTYQVPEKTH, via the coding sequence ATGTCACAAAGAATCAACGCATTTGCGATCGGAAACAAGGCTGTAAATGCTCTTCACACCATGGGATTTCAGGTACAGAATTCATCACTGGACAATTCATTTCTTGAACTGATGTATTTCAGGGTTTCACAAATGAACGGATGCGCTTTCTGTCTGGATATGCATTCCAAAGAATTAAGAGCGAAAGGTGAAACTGAACAGAGAATATTTCTGGTAAGCGCCTGGAGAGAATGTTCGTTTTATACGGATAAAGAAAAGGCAGGACTGCTATGGGCTGAAACTTTAACAGCTTTAAATGGTAAGGAAGTGAATGATGAAATTTATACAAAAGTAAGCCGTTACTTCTCTGAAACTGAAATAGCAGATTTAACAATGGCTGTTATTGCCATCAACAGCTACAACAGAATTAATATTGCTTTCGGAGCAGATGTAGGTACCTATCAGGTTCCTGAAAAAACGCATTAA
- a CDS encoding ABC transporter ATP-binding protein, whose protein sequence is MIYGTLFLTFLGALAAQVNPIVLKYTVDEVTKLTHLPHPMSEGIHILIIISIILLGKELLNIFINFGQKFYGEKIRINVSSVLAQSAIDKILTYRVAYFNDENHESGKLQIRIDRGIESLTKLVQNFFIDILPLFSNAIIALIIMYMQNVYVGLVSTIIVPIYFYISSLQAKKLNGVRRQLRNQREKKTSGLLNLINSIMVIKSFVREKFEGKKQYDLQMELMESQMITRRTNFIYDGLKTFIEQFGVVLIILLTVYLVLDQQMTIGAIMLHIMLFNNVSAPIRQLHRIYDDMNDAMIYAEGYFDILNADNETESNGNFVEKEIKGTFELKNVDFTYPNGTKALHNVSMKIENGKTTALVGLSGAGKSTVINLLCKFYFPDSGEILLDGVNLNEFDNTFLRSDLGLVLQRNHIFQGSIEDNIRYGDMNAGFEKIQEAAKKAYLHEQIMDLPDQYQHDATQLSGGQQQRIAIARLFLKNPPIIFLDEPTASLDAIATEQIKNSLDAIKAGRTVVIISHSLSQILDSDIIYVMKKGRVVENGTHDELYSKEGTYREIFDASARSLNLDKLVNTFKEN, encoded by the coding sequence ATGATTTACGGAACATTGTTTCTTACTTTTCTGGGAGCTCTCGCAGCACAGGTAAACCCGATTGTTCTGAAATATACGGTAGATGAGGTCACCAAACTTACCCATCTTCCTCATCCCATGTCAGAAGGAATTCATATTCTCATTATTATTTCCATTATTTTACTGGGAAAAGAACTGTTGAATATCTTTATCAACTTCGGGCAGAAATTTTATGGTGAAAAAATCAGGATCAATGTGAGTTCTGTGCTGGCTCAGTCAGCAATTGATAAGATTCTTACCTACAGGGTTGCTTATTTTAACGATGAAAACCATGAGTCCGGAAAGTTACAGATCAGAATAGACCGTGGAATAGAAAGTCTGACAAAACTGGTTCAGAACTTTTTTATTGACATTCTGCCTCTTTTTTCCAATGCCATCATTGCGCTGATCATTATGTACATGCAGAATGTGTATGTAGGACTTGTTTCAACCATTATTGTTCCCATTTATTTTTATATCAGTTCCCTGCAGGCAAAAAAACTGAATGGGGTACGCCGTCAGCTTAGAAATCAGAGAGAAAAAAAGACCTCGGGACTTCTGAATCTGATCAATTCCATTATGGTTATTAAAAGTTTTGTCCGTGAAAAATTTGAAGGGAAAAAACAATACGATCTTCAGATGGAACTGATGGAAAGCCAGATGATCACAAGAAGAACTAACTTTATTTATGATGGGTTAAAAACGTTTATTGAACAGTTCGGGGTCGTTCTGATTATCCTTTTAACGGTTTATCTCGTTCTCGATCAGCAAATGACGATTGGTGCGATAATGCTTCATATTATGCTTTTCAACAACGTTTCAGCACCTATCCGCCAGCTTCACAGGATTTATGATGATATGAACGATGCCATGATCTATGCTGAAGGCTATTTTGATATTCTGAATGCAGATAATGAGACAGAATCGAATGGAAATTTTGTAGAAAAAGAAATCAAAGGTACTTTTGAACTGAAGAATGTTGATTTTACTTATCCTAATGGAACAAAGGCTTTACATAATGTTTCCATGAAAATTGAAAACGGAAAAACTACGGCTTTGGTAGGGTTGAGCGGTGCAGGAAAGTCAACGGTCATTAATCTTTTGTGTAAATTTTATTTTCCGGATTCCGGAGAGATTCTTTTGGATGGGGTAAATCTTAATGAATTTGACAATACTTTTTTGAGGAGTGATCTTGGACTCGTACTTCAGAGAAATCACATCTTTCAGGGAAGTATAGAAGATAATATCCGCTATGGAGATATGAATGCCGGTTTTGAAAAAATTCAGGAAGCTGCAAAAAAAGCTTATCTGCATGAACAGATTATGGATCTTCCGGATCAATATCAGCATGACGCTACTCAGCTTTCAGGGGGACAGCAGCAGAGAATTGCCATTGCCAGACTATTTCTGAAAAATCCTCCGATCATCTTTCTGGATGAACCTACAGCCAGCCTTGATGCCATCGCTACCGAACAGATCAAGAATTCTCTGGATGCCATAAAAGCAGGAAGAACTGTTGTCATCATTTCGCATTCCCTGTCACAGATTCTGGATTCCGATATTATTTATGTAATGAAGAAAGGAAGAGTAGTAGAAAATGGAACTCATGATGAACTTTACAGTAAAGAAGGCACTTACCGGGAGATCTTTGATGCGTCAGCCCGGAGTCTGAATCTCGATAAACTGGTGAATACTTTCAAAGAAAATTAA